A region of Chlamydia crocodili DNA encodes the following proteins:
- a CDS encoding CT253 family lipoprotein: MRKLLLLVSCGLLSINLSSCSLPASGSYHPKLYKSGSKAKGVVAMLPVFYRSGKVSEVLPWNLQAEFTQEIGKRFHSSERLFLIKHSASAQVISQFYSPVVPEFSPQAIVEFLPAEFVVATELLEQKTSQDMFGHDSITASVRVRVFDIRHNKVSMIYQEIIESSQPLATTASDYHRYGWQTKHFESTPMGLMHHRLFREVVARVEGYVCANYS; encoded by the coding sequence ATGCGAAAACTCCTCTTATTAGTTTCTTGTGGACTTTTGTCTATAAACCTATCTAGCTGTTCTCTACCAGCATCGGGGAGCTATCATCCTAAGCTTTACAAATCAGGAAGTAAGGCGAAGGGTGTTGTTGCTATGTTGCCAGTATTTTACCGTTCTGGAAAAGTCTCTGAAGTACTTCCATGGAATTTACAAGCGGAATTCACTCAAGAAATTGGCAAGAGATTCCATTCTTCTGAAAGGTTATTTCTAATTAAACATTCTGCATCTGCACAGGTCATCTCACAATTTTATTCTCCTGTGGTTCCTGAGTTTTCTCCACAAGCAATAGTTGAATTTCTTCCAGCAGAGTTTGTGGTAGCTACAGAACTTTTAGAGCAGAAAACATCACAAGATATGTTTGGCCACGACTCTATAACAGCCTCTGTTCGTGTTCGTGTTTTCGATATTCGTCATAATAAGGTTTCAATGATCTATCAAGAAATCATTGAATCTAGCCAACCTCTCGCTACAACCGCAAGCGATTATCATCGTTACGGATGGCAAACGAAACATTTCGAATCTACACCTATGGGGCTTATGCATCACCGTTTATTTCGAGAAGTCGTTGCCAGAGTTGAAGGTTATGTCTGTGCAAATTATTCGTAA